A stretch of the Veillonella parvula DSM 2008 genome encodes the following:
- a CDS encoding iron-containing alcohol dehydrogenase has product MEFSYFLPVHIQFGWDKVDSVADFAKPYGNKALIVTGRTSAKKSGLYDRVTAKLDAAHIEHVLFDQVDANPLTTTALDGAALAKSESCDMVIAIGGGSIMDCAKGIAFMSVNEGDINDYIFNRKTSDKALPLIVIPTTCGTGSEGNGFGVLTNPETGDKKSLRCNAIVPKVSIVDPAVMGTMPPHVLASVGFDALCHNIEAYTSKTAQPFTDALAHYAVTLLAQYLVPLYKHVKAMAEGKSAVLNETQLTKAWESVTLASTIGGMVINTAGVTLAHGMEHPASGLKDITHGVGLAVIEPVAVEYTWSANPDKFATLARIFNHGDGSELGEALRLIVHELDLTTNLTELGFTKKDIPWLVDNVYVVATGNIANTMAEISREDIEVLYKKMF; this is encoded by the coding sequence ATGGAGTTCTCTTATTTTTTACCAGTACATATCCAATTTGGTTGGGATAAAGTCGATAGTGTTGCTGATTTTGCTAAGCCTTATGGCAATAAAGCGCTAATCGTAACAGGGCGGACAAGTGCCAAAAAATCTGGACTATATGACCGTGTGACAGCAAAACTTGATGCGGCACATATTGAACATGTGTTGTTTGATCAAGTGGATGCCAATCCCTTAACGACGACTGCATTGGACGGCGCTGCTCTAGCTAAATCTGAAAGCTGTGATATGGTTATTGCCATCGGTGGTGGCTCTATCATGGACTGTGCAAAAGGCATTGCATTTATGTCCGTTAACGAAGGTGACATTAACGATTATATCTTTAATCGTAAAACCAGTGATAAGGCGTTGCCTCTTATTGTAATTCCTACAACCTGTGGTACCGGCTCCGAAGGTAATGGCTTTGGTGTACTTACTAATCCCGAAACAGGAGACAAGAAATCCTTGCGATGTAATGCCATCGTACCAAAGGTATCCATCGTAGATCCGGCAGTGATGGGCACAATGCCGCCCCATGTATTGGCATCTGTGGGATTTGATGCACTCTGTCATAATATCGAGGCGTATACTTCTAAAACGGCACAACCTTTTACCGATGCATTAGCTCATTATGCTGTAACTTTGTTAGCACAATATCTTGTGCCTCTATATAAACATGTGAAAGCAATGGCTGAAGGCAAATCAGCTGTTCTCAACGAAACTCAACTTACAAAAGCTTGGGAGTCCGTTACATTGGCTAGCACAATTGGAGGCATGGTTATTAATACCGCCGGTGTAACACTTGCTCATGGCATGGAACATCCTGCTAGTGGGCTTAAGGATATTACCCACGGTGTAGGCCTTGCCGTTATTGAACCTGTTGCAGTGGAATATACATGGAGTGCTAACCCTGATAAATTTGCTACATTGGCACGTATATTTAACCATGGAGATGGCTCCGAACTGGGTGAAGCACTGCGTTTAATCGTCCATGAGTTAGACCTTACCACAAACCTTACAGAACTAGGTTTTACAAAAAAAGATATCCCTTGGCTCGTCGATAACGTATACGTCGTAGCTACAGGGAATATTGCTAATACAATGGCTGAAATTAGCCGTGAAGATATAGAAGTGCTGTATAAAAAGATGTTTTGA
- a CDS encoding acyl-CoA dehydratase activase-related protein: MQHMLRMGIDVGSTTVKVVLLDEHDNYLYKKYIRHYANILDTVYTLLQEAQVGHEDALVHVCITGSGGMAMAEKVRIPFVQEVIAETRAVKALYPETDVIIELGGEDAKVTYLGQTAEHRMNGSCAGGTGAFIDQMATLLQTDASGLNQLAMNADTIYPIAARCGVFAKTDVQALLNQGASHENIAKSVFQAIVNQTIAGLACGHKIEGNVAFLGGPLTFLSELRQCFCDTLELDEAHRIIPENGELFIALGAALMKDECREITVGQLTKEIGALIGIPMEATDRVDPLFKNEQELEEFRARHAKAVTPKANIEDAQGPCYLGIDAGSTTLKVVLINRNKEIIFSHYGPNHGKPLEKSREIIEKIYELLPKGAYIAHSGVTGYGEAFLKRALGIDIGEVETMAHYRAARFFCPDVSFILDIGGQDMKCCKVRDGYIEDIVLNEACSSGCGSFIDTFASGLRIPIDQFAKEGLLAPMPIDLGSRCTVFMNSKVKQAQKEGATVQDIAAGLAYSVIKNALYKVLKVKDPKELGDHIVVQGGTFYNESVLRAFEKLMGVEVIRPDVSGLMGAYGMALLAAETAEELQKGESTLLDSEGLNSLQVSTTMRNCGLCSNNCMLTINAFSDGRTYVTGNRCDRGAGGMIQEERKPVPNLVDVKLRRYFDYYLKKNIPEFEGKMRVGIPRVLNMYEDFPFWFTFFNTLGYEVILSDYTTKAQYNKAIDTIPSDTACYPAKAVHGHIRDLANAQVDFIWYPCIQHGPKEFSRDNNYHCPMVISYPELIKNNMQEVLGDTPFHAPFLPLADKKSLVPALVKALDFLNLKKKDIAKAVDIAWEEQENCKASYRETTKKTVSRLVAEQIPTIVLAGRPYHLDSGINHGIPELITSLGMAVLTEDGVAPLGNEIKHLRVVDQWSYHSRLYRAAEFVSRTEGFQIVELNSFGCGLDSIVADQVKDILSANHKIHTLLKIDEGTNLGAVTIRLRSLQSVMERSLRRHHNPEAPEEVVVEKLPTYDYNRVVFTEEMRKTYKILVPQMSPLHFSLLEPVLKNEGYDFEILPAPTRDDIEVGLKYINNDACYPAIIVVGQLMSALLSGKYDVDKTAVIISQTGGGCRATNYIGYLRKALIDAGMKQVPILSLNASDMERQPGFKLTKGFLHRMIQAVVYGDALMQCVLATRPYETNPGSTDALCDYWIKKLRDNITSASLRQYNKYIKEIIHDFDNLPINKDVQKPRVGVVGEIYVKFHPSANNHINELIEKEGGEVVTSGLLDFFLYCAMDSTYRAKHLDGTWLSGFFGTLAREALELYRLPYAKAVAASKHFDPLQRMTEVAKEAAQFIGLGNQCGEGWFLTGDMIDLIEKGAKQIVCLQPFGCLPNHVTGKGMVKTLSAAYPDVRIAAIDYDPGSSAVNQANRLKLLLSTMFE, from the coding sequence ATGCAGCACATGCTACGCATGGGGATTGACGTGGGGTCTACAACGGTTAAAGTTGTATTATTGGACGAACACGATAATTATTTGTATAAAAAGTACATACGCCATTATGCAAACATATTGGACACAGTATATACCTTGTTACAAGAGGCTCAAGTTGGTCATGAAGACGCTCTTGTTCATGTATGTATTACTGGTTCTGGTGGGATGGCTATGGCCGAAAAGGTGCGCATCCCATTCGTACAAGAGGTTATTGCTGAAACGCGAGCTGTGAAAGCCCTCTATCCAGAGACAGACGTTATCATCGAACTTGGTGGTGAAGATGCGAAGGTTACGTATTTAGGTCAAACTGCAGAACATCGTATGAATGGCTCCTGTGCTGGTGGTACGGGCGCTTTTATTGACCAAATGGCGACCTTATTGCAGACAGATGCATCTGGCCTTAACCAATTAGCCATGAATGCTGATACGATTTATCCAATTGCGGCACGCTGTGGCGTATTTGCTAAAACAGACGTACAAGCTTTGTTAAACCAAGGTGCATCTCATGAAAATATTGCAAAATCTGTATTCCAAGCAATTGTAAATCAAACGATTGCTGGCCTTGCATGCGGTCATAAAATCGAAGGTAATGTAGCGTTCCTTGGCGGTCCGTTGACATTCTTGTCTGAATTACGCCAATGCTTCTGTGATACCTTAGAGCTAGATGAAGCGCATCGCATTATCCCTGAAAATGGTGAATTATTCATCGCTTTAGGGGCGGCATTGATGAAAGATGAGTGCCGTGAGATTACGGTTGGTCAATTGACAAAGGAAATCGGTGCACTTATTGGTATTCCTATGGAAGCTACAGACCGTGTGGATCCGCTGTTTAAAAATGAACAAGAATTAGAAGAGTTCCGAGCTCGTCACGCTAAGGCGGTAACGCCAAAGGCGAATATCGAGGATGCTCAAGGTCCTTGTTACCTTGGTATTGATGCTGGCTCTACTACTCTTAAGGTAGTTCTTATCAATAGGAACAAGGAAATTATCTTCTCTCACTATGGTCCTAACCATGGTAAACCGTTAGAAAAATCTCGTGAAATCATCGAGAAAATATATGAATTATTGCCAAAAGGCGCCTATATTGCACACTCTGGCGTAACTGGCTACGGTGAGGCCTTTCTTAAACGCGCCCTCGGCATCGATATTGGTGAAGTAGAAACGATGGCTCACTATCGTGCGGCCCGATTCTTCTGCCCTGATGTATCCTTTATTTTGGATATTGGCGGTCAAGATATGAAATGCTGTAAGGTTCGTGATGGGTACATCGAAGATATCGTGTTGAACGAAGCTTGCTCCTCTGGTTGCGGCTCTTTTATTGATACATTTGCATCTGGTCTACGCATTCCTATCGATCAATTCGCAAAAGAAGGATTATTGGCACCTATGCCAATCGACTTAGGATCTCGTTGTACTGTATTTATGAACTCTAAGGTTAAGCAGGCTCAAAAAGAAGGTGCTACGGTACAAGATATCGCGGCAGGTCTTGCGTATTCTGTAATTAAAAATGCCCTTTATAAGGTTCTTAAGGTGAAAGACCCTAAAGAATTAGGCGATCATATCGTTGTACAAGGTGGTACGTTCTATAACGAATCTGTTTTGCGTGCCTTTGAGAAATTGATGGGCGTCGAAGTAATTCGCCCTGATGTATCTGGCTTGATGGGTGCATACGGTATGGCTCTTCTTGCAGCGGAAACGGCGGAAGAGTTACAAAAGGGTGAAAGTACATTGCTCGATAGTGAAGGACTTAATTCCTTACAGGTGTCTACGACAATGCGCAATTGTGGCCTTTGCTCCAACAACTGTATGCTTACTATCAATGCTTTCTCTGATGGTCGTACGTACGTAACGGGCAACCGTTGTGACCGCGGTGCAGGCGGTATGATTCAAGAGGAACGTAAACCAGTTCCTAACTTGGTAGATGTAAAATTACGTCGTTATTTCGACTATTATTTAAAGAAAAATATTCCAGAGTTTGAAGGTAAAATGCGCGTAGGTATTCCTCGCGTTCTCAACATGTACGAGGATTTCCCGTTCTGGTTTACATTCTTTAATACCTTGGGCTATGAAGTAATTCTTTCAGATTATACGACTAAGGCTCAATACAATAAGGCTATCGATACAATTCCATCCGATACGGCTTGCTATCCTGCAAAAGCTGTACATGGTCATATTCGAGACTTAGCGAATGCACAGGTAGACTTTATTTGGTACCCTTGTATTCAACACGGCCCTAAGGAATTTAGCCGCGACAATAATTACCATTGTCCAATGGTTATTTCCTATCCAGAACTTATCAAAAATAATATGCAAGAGGTATTGGGCGATACTCCGTTCCACGCACCATTTTTGCCGCTAGCTGATAAAAAATCTCTTGTTCCGGCCCTTGTGAAAGCATTGGATTTTTTAAACTTAAAGAAGAAGGATATTGCTAAGGCTGTAGACATCGCTTGGGAAGAGCAGGAAAACTGTAAAGCGTCTTACCGTGAAACGACAAAGAAAACTGTGTCTCGCCTCGTGGCAGAACAAATTCCGACAATCGTATTGGCTGGCCGTCCATATCATTTGGACTCCGGTATTAACCACGGTATTCCTGAACTTATCACATCTCTTGGTATGGCTGTTCTTACAGAAGATGGCGTTGCACCATTAGGCAATGAAATCAAGCATTTACGTGTTGTAGACCAATGGTCCTACCATAGTCGCCTATATCGTGCCGCTGAATTTGTAAGTAGAACTGAAGGATTCCAAATTGTAGAGCTTAACTCCTTTGGTTGTGGCCTTGATTCCATCGTAGCAGATCAGGTAAAAGATATACTTTCAGCAAATCACAAAATCCATACCTTGCTCAAAATCGATGAAGGTACAAACCTTGGAGCCGTGACAATCCGTTTACGTTCCTTGCAATCTGTAATGGAACGTAGCTTGCGTCGTCATCATAATCCTGAGGCGCCGGAAGAAGTAGTGGTAGAGAAATTACCAACTTACGATTACAATCGCGTTGTCTTCACAGAAGAAATGCGTAAGACTTATAAAATCTTGGTACCACAAATGTCACCATTGCATTTTAGCCTCTTAGAGCCAGTTCTCAAAAATGAAGGATATGACTTTGAAATTTTGCCAGCGCCTACGCGTGACGATATCGAAGTGGGTTTAAAATACATTAATAACGATGCATGTTACCCAGCGATTATCGTTGTAGGGCAGCTCATGTCTGCACTGTTATCCGGTAAATATGATGTAGATAAGACGGCTGTTATCATCTCTCAAACTGGTGGTGGTTGTCGTGCTACAAACTACATCGGTTACTTACGTAAAGCATTGATTGATGCTGGTATGAAACAAGTACCTATTCTATCTCTTAATGCGAGTGATATGGAACGCCAACCAGGCTTTAAGTTGACAAAAGGTTTCTTACATCGTATGATTCAAGCTGTTGTATACGGTGATGCGCTCATGCAATGTGTTCTTGCTACACGGCCATACGAGACAAATCCTGGTTCTACCGATGCACTATGTGATTATTGGATTAAAAAATTACGTGATAATATTACATCTGCCAGTCTTCGACAATATAATAAGTACATCAAAGAAATCATCCATGATTTTGATAACTTGCCAATTAATAAAGATGTACAAAAACCTCGTGTTGGTGTCGTAGGGGAAATTTACGTTAAATTCCATCCAAGTGCTAACAATCATATTAATGAGCTTATCGAAAAGGAAGGCGGCGAAGTCGTTACATCTGGCTTGCTAGATTTCTTCTTGTATTGTGCAATGGATAGCACATACCGTGCTAAGCACCTTGATGGTACATGGCTATCTGGCTTCTTTGGTACATTGGCTCGTGAAGCCCTTGAGCTCTACCGCTTGCCATATGCAAAAGCCGTAGCAGCGTCAAAACACTTTGACCCGCTACAACGTATGACAGAAGTAGCAAAAGAAGCAGCCCAATTCATCGGACTTGGTAATCAATGTGGTGAAGGCTGGTTCCTCACAGGAGATATGATTGACCTTATCGAAAAAGGAGCTAAGCAAATTGTATGCTTACAACCATTTGGCTGTTTACCAAACCACGTAACAGGTAAAGGCATGGTGAAAACACTATCCGCAGCCTACCCAGACGTGCGAATTGCGGCTATCGACTACGATCCAGGATCCAGTGCGGTTAACCAAGCAAACCGATTGAAACTACTACTATCGACAATGTTTGAATAA
- a CDS encoding nicotinate-nucleotide--dimethylbenzimidazole phosphoribosyltransferase yields MKDKSVLPIEKQLNKFLQPKCLIPGGLGLWEMYFRKICTAWGEINGEIRPQHIIFSADNGCNMEGYVGYNYEVTQKQSRNMLLGRSSATQFCNFNNIPYEVVDVGIASDDGIGVDRKVAKGTKNILNHPAMAEDEFNSAFQAGYERIQHYVEQGINLFSFGEMGLGNTTTSACVLSALTGAKPTETVGPGSWPDKPELMKRKIDFVRSVLEHHKNNIVSEHESDRVRKIVAHVGGFDIAAILGAMLACVDFEKPFVIDGFITSVAAACATHINARVKDYALPSHYSKENGTEIALAEVGITQDMVPIQAQMSMGEGTGAILMVQMLKTTQHMFVNVGTFAELMKL; encoded by the coding sequence ATGAAAGATAAGTCAGTATTACCTATAGAGAAACAATTAAATAAATTTCTCCAACCGAAATGTCTCATCCCAGGAGGTCTTGGTTTATGGGAAATGTATTTTCGCAAAATTTGCACGGCTTGGGGCGAGATTAATGGTGAAATTCGACCACAGCATATCATATTTTCTGCCGATAATGGTTGTAACATGGAAGGTTATGTAGGTTATAACTATGAGGTGACACAAAAGCAGTCTCGTAATATGTTACTAGGGCGTTCATCGGCGACACAATTTTGTAACTTTAACAATATTCCTTATGAGGTTGTAGACGTAGGAATTGCCTCAGATGATGGTATTGGTGTGGATCGCAAAGTAGCGAAGGGTACAAAGAATATTTTGAACCATCCTGCCATGGCTGAGGATGAATTTAATAGCGCCTTTCAAGCTGGATATGAACGGATTCAACATTATGTAGAACAAGGAATCAATCTGTTCTCCTTTGGTGAAATGGGCTTGGGTAATACAACAACCTCTGCTTGTGTTTTGTCTGCATTAACTGGAGCCAAGCCAACGGAAACCGTAGGCCCTGGTTCCTGGCCAGACAAACCAGAGCTGATGAAGCGTAAAATTGATTTTGTTCGGTCTGTTTTAGAGCATCATAAGAACAATATAGTTTCTGAACATGAGTCTGACCGAGTTCGTAAAATCGTAGCTCATGTAGGAGGCTTTGATATTGCTGCTATTCTTGGGGCGATGCTAGCTTGTGTAGATTTTGAAAAGCCTTTTGTTATTGACGGCTTTATAACATCTGTGGCAGCTGCTTGTGCAACGCACATAAACGCTCGTGTTAAGGACTATGCATTGCCATCGCATTATTCTAAAGAAAACGGTACGGAAATCGCTTTAGCTGAGGTGGGAATCACTCAAGACATGGTTCCTATTCAAGCACAAATGTCGATGGGAGAAGGCACAGGAGCCATTTTGATGGTGCAAATGCTAAAAACAACGCAGCATATGTTTGTAAATGTGGGCACCTTTGCAGAGCTGATGAAATTATAA
- a CDS encoding DUF389 domain-containing protein → MEINKYFDIHFERADDATIAKRLIGGAKIKGPALVILILSMFIASIGLNMNSTAVIIGAMLISPLMGPILATGFGFATLNFTVVKSAILRLSLQITIAVLASTLYFYISPVQTATSELLARTEPSIFDVFIAIFGGLAGIIGQTRKTLDNVIPGVAIATALMPPLCTAGYGLANGNWNYFFGAGYLFFINAFFIFFASFIVLKGVYSLPFHKQAEELIRRNQLIFLVIGLIMAIPSIYAGYDMTIKYSESNHIEQFIKNDINQDGRRQVIDYSLDRTNKLVDLVVIGAPVNLEEQAQLDDKLQKDEYLQPYTLRFVNSVDEKKSTMDKTNLNKSSENLETYKNLSNLYQPTYQLVSETINTMKTTEAEAKALFPFVSKVEGMPLIDNLEQPKASRYMVIIYTTSTVSDADLERIKAWLEAKLSAPVTISIEQTTSTL, encoded by the coding sequence ATGGAAATAAATAAATACTTTGATATACATTTTGAGCGAGCCGATGATGCAACCATTGCTAAAAGGTTGATAGGTGGGGCTAAGATTAAGGGACCTGCTTTGGTTATCCTGATCCTCTCCATGTTTATTGCCTCTATTGGGTTGAATATGAATAGTACGGCAGTTATTATTGGTGCTATGCTTATATCGCCGTTGATGGGACCTATTCTAGCAACTGGTTTTGGCTTCGCTACGCTTAATTTTACAGTTGTGAAAAGCGCTATTTTAAGATTATCCTTACAGATTACGATTGCTGTTTTGGCATCTACTTTATATTTTTATATTTCCCCCGTTCAGACGGCTACATCTGAACTATTAGCGCGTACAGAACCGAGTATTTTTGATGTATTTATTGCTATATTTGGTGGGTTAGCTGGGATTATTGGACAAACGCGTAAGACCTTAGATAATGTTATACCAGGGGTTGCGATTGCAACTGCACTTATGCCACCACTATGTACGGCAGGGTATGGCCTTGCTAATGGAAATTGGAACTATTTCTTTGGGGCTGGCTATCTATTCTTTATAAATGCATTCTTCATCTTCTTTGCATCTTTTATTGTTTTAAAGGGTGTATATAGTTTGCCATTCCATAAACAAGCAGAAGAGCTTATTCGTCGTAATCAGCTAATATTCCTTGTGATTGGTCTTATTATGGCTATACCAAGTATTTATGCAGGCTATGATATGACCATCAAGTATTCTGAGTCAAATCATATAGAGCAGTTTATTAAGAACGATATTAATCAAGATGGACGTCGACAAGTGATTGATTATTCATTGGATCGAACGAATAAGCTAGTAGACTTAGTAGTTATAGGAGCTCCTGTGAATTTAGAGGAGCAAGCCCAGTTGGATGACAAGTTACAGAAGGATGAGTACTTGCAGCCTTATACATTACGATTTGTTAATAGCGTAGATGAGAAAAAATCTACTATGGATAAGACGAACTTGAATAAATCTTCAGAGAATCTTGAAACATATAAAAACTTGAGTAATCTGTACCAGCCGACTTATCAACTAGTAAGTGAAACTATAAACACTATGAAAACGACAGAAGCTGAAGCAAAGGCGTTGTTCCCATTTGTAAGTAAAGTGGAAGGCATGCCTTTGATAGATAATTTAGAACAGCCTAAAGCGAGTCGCTATATGGTGATTATCTATACCACGTCCACTGTATCTGATGCAGATTTGGAACGAATAAAAGCTTGGCTAGAGGCTAAATTATCAGCACCTGTAACTATTTCTATCGAGCAAACAACGTCAACTCTATAA
- a CDS encoding MetQ/NlpA family ABC transporter substrate-binding protein, which yields MKKWLALAATAVLGASLLISGCGSSTNDASSSSAGGSKAEVLKVAANPVPHAEILNQIKPLLAKEGVDLQIIEFTDYIQPNMALSSKEVDANFFANVPYQNNFNKDHGTNFVSFAPVHIEPLAIYSQKIKDLKDLPNGAKVAIPSDPTNSARALLLLQSAGLVTLKDPTGLTNTPFDVTSNPKNIQITELEAAQIPRSIQDLDAAVINANYALPAGLNPTKDGLFVEKADSPYANLLSVNPGDENKPAIQKLAKALQSPEVKKFIEEHYKGAIIPAF from the coding sequence ATGAAAAAATGGTTAGCATTAGCAGCGACGGCCGTATTAGGCGCGTCCTTATTGATTAGTGGTTGTGGCTCTTCCACAAATGACGCAAGTTCCAGTAGTGCTGGTGGTTCTAAAGCAGAGGTGTTAAAGGTAGCAGCGAACCCTGTACCTCATGCTGAAATCTTAAATCAAATTAAGCCTTTATTGGCTAAGGAAGGTGTAGATCTTCAAATCATTGAATTTACGGACTACATCCAACCAAATATGGCGTTGTCCAGTAAAGAAGTAGATGCAAATTTCTTTGCTAACGTGCCTTACCAAAATAACTTCAATAAAGATCATGGTACAAACTTCGTAAGCTTTGCCCCAGTTCACATCGAACCATTGGCCATTTACTCTCAAAAAATCAAAGATTTAAAAGATTTGCCTAATGGAGCAAAAGTAGCGATTCCATCTGATCCAACAAACAGTGCTCGTGCACTTCTCTTGTTACAAAGTGCAGGTCTTGTAACTTTGAAAGACCCAACTGGTTTGACTAACACACCATTTGATGTGACTAGCAACCCTAAAAACATCCAAATTACAGAGTTAGAGGCAGCTCAAATTCCTCGTTCCATTCAAGACTTAGACGCAGCTGTAATTAATGCTAACTATGCATTGCCAGCAGGTCTTAATCCTACAAAAGATGGTTTATTCGTAGAAAAAGCGGATTCTCCATATGCAAATCTTCTTTCCGTAAATCCTGGTGATGAAAACAAACCAGCTATCCAAAAATTAGCTAAAGCATTACAATCTCCAGAAGTTAAGAAGTTCATTGAAGAACATTATAAAGGGGCTATCATCCCAGCGTTCTAA
- a CDS encoding dicarboxylate/amino acid:cation symporter — MADQKNKNVDALAQEITLKSRGQGKLRQFILWMGALIIGAILGWQHIPALNELFNFIAAVFTRLFQFIAIPTVSLAVITTLSMLGAKKDTGRIFGHAVVYTLLTTICAAAVGLGLYLWIAPGNLPLDVIGAGASQVPEKLGTVTYYDHFLSVIPNNILQPYLQANVLSVMFISASVGLAFAFMPRTENREAVLKVLFGLQELLFTLIKALLYVLPIGILAFAGQLSAQIEAGVIVGALGKYTAVVIGGNLIQFFIVIPLFLLFRGLNPVDVFRKMSPAVAVALFTKSSAATLPVTLASAEDNLKAHPAVARFVLPICTTINMNGCAAFILVTSLFVMQNAGMELTIGTMTAWLFIAVLAAIGNAGVPMGCYFLTLSLMSSIGAPIGLLGIILPIYMIIDMIETAENVWSDASVCAMVDHDLQGKLDDSSGDDMPQFQGA, encoded by the coding sequence ATGGCAGATCAAAAAAATAAAAATGTGGATGCCTTAGCGCAAGAGATTACCTTGAAAAGTCGTGGACAAGGAAAATTGCGTCAGTTTATTTTATGGATGGGGGCTCTCATCATAGGCGCTATCTTAGGATGGCAACACATTCCAGCTCTAAATGAGCTCTTTAATTTTATTGCAGCAGTCTTTACTCGCTTGTTCCAATTCATTGCGATTCCAACAGTGTCTTTAGCGGTTATTACTACATTATCTATGCTAGGTGCTAAAAAGGACACAGGTCGCATCTTTGGTCATGCCGTAGTGTATACATTACTTACTACCATTTGTGCAGCGGCTGTTGGTCTTGGCTTATACCTCTGGATTGCTCCAGGTAACTTACCACTTGATGTAATTGGTGCTGGCGCATCCCAAGTACCAGAAAAACTCGGTACCGTTACCTATTACGATCATTTCTTATCCGTTATTCCAAACAATATCTTGCAACCTTACTTACAAGCTAATGTATTGTCCGTGATGTTCATCTCCGCATCCGTTGGTTTAGCCTTTGCTTTCATGCCACGCACAGAAAATCGTGAAGCGGTGTTGAAAGTGTTATTTGGTTTACAAGAGTTATTGTTCACGTTGATTAAAGCATTGCTTTATGTATTGCCAATCGGCATCCTTGCCTTTGCCGGTCAATTATCTGCACAAATCGAAGCAGGTGTCATTGTTGGTGCCTTAGGTAAATATACGGCTGTTGTTATTGGCGGCAATTTAATCCAATTTTTTATCGTAATTCCATTGTTCTTGTTATTCCGTGGTTTAAACCCTGTAGACGTATTCCGTAAAATGTCTCCAGCCGTAGCTGTTGCGTTGTTCACAAAATCTTCTGCAGCAACGTTGCCTGTTACATTGGCATCTGCTGAGGATAATTTGAAAGCGCATCCTGCAGTAGCTCGTTTTGTATTGCCAATTTGTACAACAATTAACATGAATGGCTGTGCTGCTTTCATTCTTGTTACATCCTTATTCGTAATGCAAAATGCTGGCATGGAATTAACGATTGGCACAATGACAGCCTGGTTATTTATTGCAGTTCTCGCTGCTATTGGTAATGCAGGCGTTCCAATGGGCTGCTATTTCTTGACCTTGTCCTTGATGAGCTCCATCGGAGCACCAATCGGCTTGCTGGGTATCATCTTGCCAATCTATATGATTATCGACATGATTGAAACCGCTGAAAACGTTTGGTCTGATGCATCTGTGTGTGCCATGGTTGACCATGACCTTCAGGGTAAATTGGACGACTCTAGTGGCGACGATATGCCACAATTCCAAGGTGCTTAA